The following are encoded together in the Thiobacillus sp. SCUT-2 genome:
- the rplE gene encoding 50S ribosomal protein L5, which translates to MARLQEFYRETVVPKLIEQFGYKSIMEVPRIQKITLNMGVGEAVADKKVMEFAVGDMQKIAGQKPVVTKSKKSIAGFKIRENYPVGCMVTLRRARMYEFLDRLVTVAMPRIRDFRGVSGKSFDGRGNYNMGVKEQIIFPEIEYDKIDALRGMNITITTTAKTDDEARALLAAFSFPFKN; encoded by the coding sequence TTTATCGTGAGACCGTGGTGCCGAAGCTGATCGAGCAGTTCGGCTACAAGTCCATCATGGAAGTGCCGCGCATCCAGAAGATCACGCTCAACATGGGCGTGGGCGAGGCGGTTGCGGACAAGAAGGTGATGGAATTTGCCGTGGGCGACATGCAGAAGATCGCCGGCCAGAAGCCGGTTGTCACCAAGTCGAAGAAGTCGATCGCCGGCTTCAAGATTCGTGAAAACTATCCCGTCGGCTGCATGGTCACGCTGCGCCGCGCCAGGATGTACGAGTTCCTCGATCGCCTGGTGACGGTCGCGATGCCGCGTATCCGCGACTTCCGCGGGGTGTCGGGCAAGTCTTTCGACGGTCGTGGCAACTACAACATGGGCGTCAAGGAACAGATCATCTTTCCCGAGATCGAGTACGACAAGATTGATGCGCTGCGTGGGATGAACATCACCATCACCACCACCGCGAAAACTGACGATGAAGCGCGTGCACTGCTGGCCGCCTTCAGTTTCCCGTTCAAGAATTGA